The following coding sequences are from one Formosa haliotis window:
- a CDS encoding TonB-dependent receptor plug domain-containing protein, with protein sequence MKQIPLVILFFSVLAFAQNKPVATDSLDVVLDEVLIIAAKKSKIETDMKMAVTVDEFLASSNSISFIKRGAYAWEPLLNNMSTERSSLTIDGMHVFGACTDKMDPITSYVESNNLSEIDITSGQEGSMHGATVAGSIDLKRKSTAFGLSKAWNGAYQTGFEFNNNQFFNLGNVSYSSDKLVADASMSYRKAGNYTDGHNDEVKHSQFTKFNTSLGLAYKTSDLSSLRVDAIFDKAKDVGYPALPMDLSLSRALITSVAYKQFFEDKLIKVWDSKVYFNAVEHYMDDTTRPENLVHMDMPGWSTTYGLLSSINLKTKNYAAEIQVNAYDNLSIAEMRMYPQDRSETTMFAYSWPWVTTCYAGLSMSNTLDISERSLLSFGGTLGVNYNYSKYIEFNWIFHPGAPQEKTRFLPNVYASYQLETEHFNASVGGGYGHRAPSVSEGYGYYIYNSFDRYDYIGDPDLPNEISYEANASAGIKNNKGGIQAQVNYFYIKNYIIGRILSQGSPMNYQSVGVKGYTALEYATLFNFSINANYAILNNLHWDGSLTYARGLDENENNLPFIRPLSYQTSLHFSYKKFGVLTALNGDFEQVNYSPEYGEDETPAYTNWNISADYSFYIKDYRTVVQVGAENIFNTYYSTYADWGNIPRMGRNIFTSLKINF encoded by the coding sequence ATGAAACAAATACCCCTAGTTATACTGTTTTTTAGCGTATTAGCATTCGCACAAAATAAACCTGTTGCAACCGATAGTCTAGATGTTGTTTTAGATGAGGTTTTAATTATTGCAGCTAAAAAATCTAAAATAGAAACAGATATGAAAATGGCTGTTACTGTTGATGAGTTTTTAGCGTCGTCCAATAGTATCAGTTTTATTAAACGTGGGGCTTATGCTTGGGAGCCCTTATTGAATAATATGAGTACAGAACGTTCTTCGCTAACCATAGACGGGATGCACGTTTTTGGTGCTTGTACAGATAAAATGGATCCTATAACCTCGTATGTAGAAAGTAATAATCTGTCTGAAATTGATATAACATCTGGGCAGGAGGGTAGTATGCATGGCGCAACAGTGGCAGGAAGTATCGATTTAAAACGTAAAAGTACAGCGTTCGGACTCAGTAAAGCATGGAATGGTGCTTACCAAACAGGTTTTGAGTTTAATAATAATCAGTTTTTTAACCTCGGAAATGTGTCGTATTCAAGCGATAAACTTGTTGCCGATGCAAGTATGTCTTACAGAAAAGCAGGAAATTATACCGATGGACATAACGATGAGGTAAAGCATTCGCAATTTACGAAATTCAATACTTCATTGGGCTTGGCGTATAAAACAAGCGATTTGTCTTCTCTTCGTGTTGATGCTATTTTCGATAAAGCCAAAGATGTGGGGTATCCTGCATTACCTATGGATTTGTCGCTGTCTAGAGCATTAATTACTTCGGTAGCCTACAAACAGTTTTTTGAAGATAAACTTATAAAAGTATGGGATAGCAAAGTGTATTTTAATGCTGTAGAACATTATATGGACGACACCACAAGGCCAGAAAATTTAGTGCATATGGATATGCCCGGCTGGAGCACCACTTACGGTTTATTGTCTTCAATTAATTTAAAAACAAAAAACTATGCAGCAGAAATTCAGGTAAATGCTTACGATAATTTATCTATTGCCGAAATGCGTATGTATCCGCAAGACCGTAGCGAAACCACGATGTTTGCTTATAGTTGGCCTTGGGTTACCACGTGTTACGCCGGACTTTCCATGAGTAATACTTTGGATATCTCAGAACGCAGTTTGTTGAGTTTTGGAGGAACTTTAGGGGTAAATTACAATTATTCAAAATATATAGAATTCAATTGGATTTTTCACCCTGGAGCACCTCAAGAAAAAACTCGGTTTCTACCAAATGTATATGCGAGCTATCAACTAGAAACAGAACATTTTAATGCCTCTGTAGGCGGAGGGTATGGCCATAGAGCGCCTTCAGTTTCCGAAGGTTATGGGTATTATATTTATAACAGTTTTGATAGGTACGATTATATAGGAGATCCAGATTTACCCAACGAAATTTCTTATGAAGCGAATGCCAGTGCTGGTATTAAAAACAACAAAGGAGGCATTCAAGCACAGGTAAATTACTTCTATATTAAGAACTATATCATCGGAAGAATTTTAAGTCAGGGAAGCCCCATGAATTACCAATCGGTTGGTGTTAAAGGGTACACGGCTTTAGAATATGCTACCTTATTCAACTTTTCTATAAATGCGAATTATGCCATTTTAAACAACTTACATTGGGATGGTTCCTTAACCTATGCCCGTGGCTTAGATGAAAATGAAAATAATTTACCCTTTATTCGTCCCCTTAGCTATCAAACATCATTGCATTTTTCGTATAAAAAATTTGGAGTTTTAACGGCCTTAAATGGCGATTTCGAACAAGTGAATTATAGCCCAGAATACGGAGAAGACGAAACTCCAGCGTATACCAACTGGAATATTTCAGCAGACTATTCCTTTTATATAAAAGACTATAGAACGGTAGTTCAAGTTGGCGCAGAAAATATTTTTAACACCTATTACAGTACCTATGCAGACTGGGGGAATATCCCAAGAATGGGACGAAACATTTTTACTTCATTAAAAATAAATTTTTAA